A single Phoenix dactylifera cultivar Barhee BC4 chromosome 1, palm_55x_up_171113_PBpolish2nd_filt_p, whole genome shotgun sequence DNA region contains:
- the LOC103704400 gene encoding aluminum-activated malate transporter 1-like produces the protein MEVGQGCTDEISYLPWWSSLSLALNKFKAKVVGLAKKVKKVGKDDPRRVVHSFKVGFALSLVSLFYYISALFAGFRTSAIWAVLTVVVVMEYTVGGTLSKGLNRTFATLLAAALGVGAHQIAILAGEKGEPFLLGLFVFLLAAAATFSRFIPEIKARYDYGVTIFILTFSLVAVSSNRTVDAFELLQLAHQRISTIVIGVAICLLTSVFICPVWAGEDLHKLVAANLEKLASFLEGLGEVYFGDKVGGERMESKCFPQAYKSVLNSKSNEESLANLARWEPGHGHFGFRHPWKQYLKVGALSRQCAYSMEALMSYITTNERTQTPADLELRKMISSTCKEMSIECGKALKELAASIGTMTTPGVCRHNIAIAAATTTLKASLSEEGIPSMILETAITASLLSQVVQCVPQIVASVEELARLAQFRDCETLHKATVKPLTEGGSPGVVITVME, from the exons ATGGAAGTGGGTCAAGGATGCACCGATGAGATCAGTTACTTACCATGGTGGTCAAGTCTTAGCTTGGCACTGAACAAGTTCAAGGCCAAGGTGGTTGGATTGGCAAAGAAGGTGAAGAAGGTAGGAAAAGACGATCCCCGACGAGTGGTTCATTCTTTCAAAGTAGGCTTCGCACTCTCCTTAGTTTCCCTCTTCTACTACATCTCAGCTCTATTCGCCGGCTTCAGAACATCGGCCATTTGGGCGGTGCTAACCGTTGTGGTGGTCATGGAATATACTGTCG GTGGAACCCTGAGTAAAGGCTTAAACAGAACTTTTGCAACATTGTTGGCCGCTGCACTTGGAGTTGGTGCTCACCAGATAGCCATTCTCGCAGGGGAGAAAGGAGAGCCTTTCCTCCTTGGGCTTTTTGTGTTTCTTTTAG CTGCAGCGGCAACGTTCTCGCGATTCATACCAGAGATCAAAGCAAGATATGACTACGGGGTGACCATATTTATACTGACATTTAGCCTGGTGGCGGTGTCGAGTAATCGAACAGTAGATGCATTTGAGCTTCTGCAGTTAGCTCATCAGAGGATCTCCACCATTGTCATTGGGGTAGCCATCTGCCTCTTGACCTCCGTCTTCATTTGCCCTGTGTGGGCCGGGGAAGATCTCCACAAGCTTGTGGCTGCCAACTTGGAAAAGCTAGCCAGCTTCTTGGAAG GATTGGGAGAAGTGTACTTTGGAGACAAGGTTGGAGGAGAGAGAATGGAGAGCAAATGCTTCCCCCAAGCTTACAAGAGTGTGCTCAATTCCAAGTCCAATGAGGAATCTCTG GCAAATTTGGCGAGATGGGAGCCAGGACACGGCCATTTTGGGTTCCGGCATCCTTGGAAACAGTATCTGAAGGTTGGGGCTCTCAGTCGCCAGTGCGCCTATTCCATGGAGGCTCTCATGTCCTACATCACCACTAATGAAAGGACCCAG ACTCCTGCAGATTTAGAGCTCAGAAAAATGATCTCATCCACATGCAAGGAGATGAGTATTGAGTGTGGCAAAGCATTGAAAGAACTGGCAGCTTCCATTGGAACAATGACAACACCTGGTGTCTGCCGCCATAATATTGCCATCGCCGCAGCCACCACCACACTGAAAGCTTCGCTCTCCGAGGAGGGCATCCCCTCAATGATATTAGAAACAGCTATCACAGCATCCTTGCTCTCACAAGTAGTCCAATGTGTGCCCCAAATTGTTGCCTCTGTGGAGGAACTTGCTCGGCTTGCCCAGTTCAGGGATTGCGAGACCCTTCATAAAGCAACAGTGAAGCCTTTAACTGAAGGAGGAAGCCCTGGCGTTGTCATTACTGTAATGGAATAG
- the LOC103704326 gene encoding histone deacetylase 8 — MTPRSSSPPPDLIHVFWHEGMLAHDAGTGVFDTGIDPGFLEVLEKHPENADRVRNMVSILRKGPIAPFISWHSGRPAHVSELLSFHSPEYIEELAQANGAGSKELCAGTFLNPGSWGAALLAAGTTLSAMKYILDGHGKLAYALVRPPGHHAQPCQADGYCFLNNAGLAVQLALDSGFRKVAVIDIDVHYGNGTAEGFYRSDNVLTISLHMNHGSWGPSHPQSGSINEVGESNGFGYNLNIPLPNGTGDEGYAYAMKELVSPAVQVFEPMLIVLVVGQDSSAFDPNGRQCLTMEGYRKIGQIVRRLADTSTDGCILIVQEGGYHVTYSAYCLHATLEGVLKLPAPLLSDPIAYYPEDKAYTVKVVDAIKKYWKESIPFLKDLYRD; from the exons ATGACTCCGcgatcctcttctcctcctcccgatCTCATCCACGTCTTCTGGCACGAGGGCATGCTCGCCCACGACGCCGGCACCGGCGTCTTCGACACCGGCATCGACCCTGGTTTCCTCGAGGTCTTGGAGAAGCATCCGGAGAACGCGGACCGGGTAAGGAACATGGTCTCTATCCTCCGCAAAGGCCCCATCGCCCCCTTCATCTCGTGGCACTCTGGTCGGCCCGCCCACGTCTCCGAGCTCCTCTCTTTTCACTCCCCAG AATACATAGAGGAACTTGCACAAGCCAATGGAGCTGGAAGCAAAGAGCTCTGTGCTGGAACTTTTCTGAACCCTGGGTCCTGGGGTGCTGCCCTTCTGGCTGCTGGAACCACATTATCAGCAATGAAGTATATATTAGATGGACACGGGAAGCTTGCTTATGCTTTAGTACGTCCGCCTGGTCATCATGCACAGCCTTGTCAAGCTGATGGTTACTGCTTTCTAAATAATGCTGGGCTTGCAGTACAACTTGCTCTAGATTCTGGCTTCAGAAAGGTTGCCGTAATTGACATTGATGTCCATTATGGCAATGGCACAGCTGAAGGATTTTATCGCTCAGATAATGTTCTTACTATCTCCCTTCACATGAATCATGGTTCCTGGGGTCCATCACATCCTCAGAGTGGCTCCATTAATGAAGTTGGTGAAAGCAATGGATTTGGGTACAATCTGAATATTCCTTTACCTAATGGAACAGGGGATGAAGGGTATGCATATGCAATGAAAGAATTGGTTTCTCCAGCTGTTCAAGTATTCGAACCCATGCTAATTGTTTTGGTTGTTGGTCAGGATTCTAGTGCG TTTGATCCAAATGGAAGGCAATGCCTGACAATGGAAGGTTACAGGAAGATTGGGCAAATTGTTCGCAGATTGGCTGATACCTCTACCGATGGATGCATCCTGATTGTTCAGGAAGGAGGGTATCATGTAACATACTCAGCTTACTGTCTCCATGCAACACTAGAAGGTGTTCTTAAACTTCCAGCTCCGCTACTATCAGACCCTATTGCTTATTACCCTGAGGACAAGGCATACACTGTCAAAGTTGTTGATGCCATCAAGAAATATTGGAAAGAATCCATTCCATTCTTGAAGGATCTTTACAGAG aTTAA